The sequence below is a genomic window from Uranotaenia lowii strain MFRU-FL chromosome 2, ASM2978415v1, whole genome shotgun sequence.
tatttttttagctaacggcatattattttttttttgtacaaacagttaattcatacagaagaaaataaaatttactatacCGTGCAAACAgtaactcaatttgtttacttttgcgacatacgtccttttgaaaactcacgcTTGAAATTATGAACAACAACCGATTAGTTATGCTGAGTGTGTAACTGCAATGCATTTAaagaataactcaatttttccgtgTAGTTATAGCTactgataaatcattttacacatttgacaaaaaaaaaaaaatcacgcatTATAGCGAGTACTTTTTCCCAATCTGAGACCACCAATCACCATACTCATCATGATATGGACAAAGGGTCGCATAAAAAGTCTGAGTTTTACTGACAAATCAGGGCACTTGGCAACCCAGGCTACAAAGTGCACCGCGGGTTTTCGCGCTAAtgtaaacaatgaaaaattaataattattttacttaaattattatttactttGGTGAGTAACGAACAACTTCTCtagaaaagcaaaaataaaccaatttaaaaagttcttctGTTAAAAGATATTCTGGAAAATGAAAGGTATGAACCGATTAcgtttatttaataatttactttttcgaaaaacgaaTAGGtatacaattacaatttttacttTAGGTGTGAAAATTTTGGCTTGCCTTTCGATATTGGTTATCTTGCTTAGTAAATCGTCGGTCGCTGAAAAAGTCTTTCGGGATCCAGACGATGATTTTATCAATCCGTCATGGGTAAAACCTGACATTTGGAGAAGTCAAAAACGGCGTGATCCCGAGCCGCCCAAAGTCGAGTGTGAAAAGGTAACGAAACCATGTCAATGTCCACCGGCTCCCGTTTGCCTTTCTCCAGATCAGCGAACGATGCATTCTTACCGAAAGTTTGTCACCAgactttttgatgaaaatcttctGGAAAAAGAAGTAGATTCCGATTATCTGGTTCGTAAAATTCAACTGAAGATAACCAACGGGCAGCTGACACAACTGAAGACCGCGCAAAGTATTGGAGATATCGATGCTGTAATTGCAAGCATAGTCGAACAGTCTGGCAAAATGACCTTCTACGAAAGGTATCAGTTGATTGCTTTCAACctaaaggatttttttagaGGATTAGGAAACAGCATTTTCTTCCTCCAATTTGCGACGCCTGTTTTGTATATCATCGTAGGATACTTGCTGATAACGTTGCTGTCTCGCATGATGCAAATCAACCGATGGTTTTTATTATTGCTTCTCTTAGCAGGAATCAGTTACAGTATGTCCTACGAAGACTGTAATCGAAAACTAGAGGCGGAAGCCCTAGCTCGTGTCAGCTTTAATAAAATACGAAATCCCTGCAAGGAAAACAACTCCGGTTGGCTTGATTACTTGAACCCGCTGAATATGTTCTCTGAAAGCAACGAACGAAAATGCTATCGACATTTACTTGATACGCACAACCTTCACATCGGCCAATGCAATCCAGCACAGGTAAATTGTACACCGTTTGTAAAGAGCGTTacgttttttcttttgtttgaaatttaatctttttttttatcaatttgtttgCAATTACTTAACTAGTTAATGAACATGTGCTTAACTTTTTCTCAGGTGGTTGTTCAAATGATTGGCAGCCTTCAAATGGAATATTTTGAAGTTGTAATCGAGAAAACAACACAGATGCTCAGTCAAAGCAGCTGGATTGGCATATGCCTTATAATACTGGTCGTTTACCTGTTTATAACAAACATCCCTGCATATATGCTATCAACAGCCAAATGTACAACAGCATTGCTTTCTACGCGCAGAATCGGCGAACTCCCGTCAGAAACAACCCAATCGATTGCACCTGCACCGACCAATATAAAAGTTGACATCAATTTACCATCATATGATTCATCAATGCTAAACCGATTGGAAGACATATTAATTAGAAACGTTTCCGTAACCAACCAgcaaagcatcacagaaaaaccTAACGACGACAGAGATGAATCAGAACCACCAAGGGCTTTGACCTCCACTGTACTTGAGGCGTGCACATCTCCAGCAAGCGATGTACAGGATCTGCATGAGCCTCCATCCGAACCTCAATCCACCAAACCAGCACCGGAATCAACTGTCAAAACTTCTTCAGCGGAAAACTGGGAAGAGAAGAAGCCACGTTTCGAAGATCAACCTCCAGAATAACGTCCTTTTGACGGAACGCTACGGCTTGTATAGGTAAATTAAGGAACTAAACAGTGATAGCTATTAGCCTTTTGAAATCCAcattttgtataatttatgATGCTTCGGAATCAATTGATAGAATTTAAGAACAATTAGTCATCTGGAGCAGTAGCTCGTTTCTGTATAACTTAATTAATATTAGAACATAACATAGAATACAAAAATCTTCACAGTTTTAAATACCAACAAATAAACTTTAAGCATAGAACGGCATGTTTTTCCAactatgaaattctttcaaaaacgttCTTCACATGGAAAACAACATCACTACACCATAAAGTGAATTTTATTGGTTAAAACCATTTTATCTGATCATTGGTTTGAGTTTGGAATTGTCAGTTAAGCAGACCTTCCTTACAATATAATTAAACTCTGATCTTTGCTAAAgctagaataatttaaaatctaatgTAATATACTACAATAAGGGGTTTTTCCCACACTAAAAATCCGTTACCCGTCCTTTGCGTTCCCAGTCGCCATAGCGCGTGGGTTCCGGTCCCCGTGGGCCACCGATCTCTCCGGTGTTGGGATTGGTATTGTTCGGCCACGCCTTTAACGGTTCCTTTTCCTGATACGGATGCTTTCCGACAATTTCATCTAGCTTTCCGATCGGGGTCTTTTCGCGTAACTTCTTTTGGAATTCTTCCATCCGTGGGCTGACCGGTTTGTCGGTTGGAGACTTCGTTGAGAACGATAACGACGGCACTAGTGGTTAAAAGATGGATAATCGgattaaaaaaacgttttcattcTTTAGAACTTCGAAAAAGGAATCCAGTTGCGATGTAGAAGTTGTCCGCATGCTTTAGGTAATTAACGAGATTAACTTAGAACATTTCAAATTGACTTACCGAAGTTTACTACATAAACGTGCCGGGCGGAGAATgatgaaatttgattcaataaaACCTTTGAAGTCATTTCTATCGAAAAATGTTTACAGTAACCGCGCACAGAAAATGTTTCGCaaattgaacaataaaaaatcaaaacattcgagaaaaaagttttgttggAGTGGATTCAGACGATGTGGTCGAAAAGCCTTTTGAGCCAAACTAcacgtaaaattaaaaaaaggtaaaatttaccgagaagcagaggtgattttttccccatttttcttggtaaattttatctttttttcattaatctcGCAAAAAGGTGAATTTTACCTTGATTCCATTCCCTAACAAAATGGtgaatttaaccttttttggattcactgGCCACAGGTAACAGGTTTCTCATTCACTTACTAAAAAGGTTTTGTTTTGGATTTGTcacaaaatgataataaaaaaacagagatttaaatttatttaagatttgatttttaattaacgtTCTTCGCGTTCTTCCAAGCCaacatggccgctgaatccgcCTGCATTGCGTTAACACATTCCTGTTCTCCTTCGATTAATCCggtcaggtccggcttttccAGAATGATATCTGGGGTATGTTAGGGAATGACTTGGAAGCTCTCTGGGCTTACCTGTAACAAAAGCACAGTTTTATGCCGACCagcataaataaatgaaatctaTAAGAAAACATATACCGTTCTTTCGCGATTTAAACATATTgggcacgaagcaaaacttgtttCAAGGGACACAACAACTTTAACTCAACAGACAGGTTTAGCAAAAATAGTTAGCTTATTTTTAGATGAATTGctccgttttgtttagctcaatccaggtcaactacACCTctctacgaggtaagttttaccttttttgaattcacctttttctagatgaattgtacctttttcagctcgattcaggtctactttacctcgctgtgaggtgagtttacctcgaagaggtaggtacctttttggctttcacggaGTGTTCAGCATGTTATCTcgttaaattttaccttttttttattttccgtgtacaaAAAAGGTACTTACAGCACCATCTTCATCTCAAAGTATGAAAGTGTACCATGAAatgtacacggaaaataatgaaaaggtaaaatttaccgagatagcacgGTGAACGCTCgtaaaagccaaaaaggtaacttctacctcttcgaggtgaaccTCACCTCACAGCgtggtaaagtttacctgaatcctGCTGAAAAAAGGAACAATTTAccgagaaatttaaaaaaggtaaaacttacctccgTAACGAGCTGAAGTTGAGCTgaattgagctaaacaaaacggtacaattcattttgaaaaaaaggtaactatttgccgaacccgtttattgaggttaagcggttttgtcattcaggaacaaaTTTTGCTTCGTGCCCAATATGTGGGATCGGAAAAGaacggtaaatattttcttatagatatcatttagttgtgctggttcccTCATACaactttgcttttgtttatGATTATGATTGTTGTTTTAGATTAGCCCAGAGAGCTTCCAAGTGTTTTTCACGTCATTCCGGAACATCCcccagatatcattccggaaaagccgaacctgactgTGGAGTCCCTGTTCTAGACCTTATTAAGATCCAAATCCAGACTGCCGCACAACTGACTTGATTGCTTGCTACACTCTAAAAAGGTCAGTTGTGCTATCGATTGCTAAACATCGTCGGTTGAGCTGGGCTCTCATATATTGTCTGTATGGTGGGAGCGCAAAGACGATTAATATCAAGATACCACATTCTCCCCGTTCTCAATAATTGCTTCATATTACATtatcatattatttttatattgccATGAGCTGAACCCGGCTCTTAACATTATACCAACGGCCATGGGCAAAACCCGGCTAACTATCGGTTGCCATGGGCTGAAACCCGGCTTTTATTCTTTTACCGATGGCCATGGGCTAATACCCGGCTTACTATCGGTTGCCATGGGCTGAAACCCGGCTATTCATCCTTTACCGATGGCCATGGGCTAATACCCGGCTTACTATCGGTTGCCATGGGCTGAAactcctggcaggatcgccaatgtgGAGTCCCTGTTCTAGACCTTATTAAGATCCAAATCCAGACTGCCGCACAACTGACTTGATTGCTTGCTACACTCTAAAAAGGTCAGTTGTGCTATCGATTGCTAAACATCGTCGGTTGAGTTGGGCCCTCATATTGTGTCGCCAGTCCAGCGCTGTAAAATCAGTTGTGcgacaatggatttttttcggaGTAGGTACGTTAAACCTAACGTCGGAAGTAGTGCGCTGGAATCGTACGGTGACCCGCCATCCAGCGCACTACTTCCGACGTTAGGTTTAACTTATCTACTCCGAGAAAAATCCATTGTCGCTCAActgattttacagtttttccctGTAACGACAATATATTGTCTGTATGGTGGGAGCGCAAAGACGATTAATATCAAGATACCACACTGACCGGATTATTCGAAGGAGAAGGGCATGAATGTGTTAACTCAATgcaggtggattcagcggccatggtgGCTCCGAAGAACGCGAAGAAGGTGACCGTGAGGAAGCAGGAGTATTTGCCTGGCAATGAAGCACGggcaatattttttgataaacacGGTGATGCTTACTTACTTAAAATCTTctttatttatgttattttaataCAAGGATTTGTTTTACATTTCAAGAGATGTGTTGTCGTAACATTTcagcttcgattttttttatgtaatattaatttttgttttcaacatgaaagtttttaaatgatAGTTTTGAACTGTGAACTGTGGTAGTTCTAGTACTTTTTATAAgattcaatataatttttagaaacCTATTTTGTAtggtttgtaacttttttaaaatactttttgcgCAAGTGTCCCAGATAGGAGCTGAGTAATCAATTACTGGAAGTACAATTTGTTTATATATggctaatttgtttttcaaattgagtttagATTTCTTATTTATGAGAGGGTACAATCTATTTAGCATAATCAAACATTTGGTTCTAGTGTTTTCTACATGACTACTAAACAGAAGTTTATAATCGATTGTTAGTCCTAGATACTTCACAGAAGTAGACCATGGTAgttgattattttcaagaattacATGGGTTTGTGATTTATGTTTCCATGATTGGTTTAGTGGGAACAAGATAATTTGTGTTTTCACTGTATTCAGTTTTATCTTCCATGTATTTGTatattccataaaaacattgagGCAATCTTGGAGCTTTTTAACCAATTGATTAGTTTTTCTACCTTTTACGGAGATAGCCGTATCATCCGCAAACAAGGATGGTTGGCCTTTATGCAGAGGTGGTATACTgtccctactttcataacagtcccatatgcaaaaacgagcaagcgagaaaatcagctttttctgttttggaatacatttttaaactgtgacaaCAGCTGTCAgcataaacaaaaattgtttaatggaATATGTTcaaggttgtcataataaatcgtaggacctgaatttttcgaaatttggcaACTGGTAAGGTCTGAAgcaccatttttgtttgttatgggactgttatgcgggctTATTCGagatctttttcaaatctactcgcataacagtcccatacagagtATGGTTTGCTTACCAAGCTACCTTCTatataagacttaaatttgatcatttctgaACTTGTAAATGTAGTTTGTTGCCGACAACGAGGTTTGATCGTAGCAGGCATGgacagttttaaataaaatttcgacTGGTACGTCAGATAGAAGAAAATTCACACGTGTTTTTTGCTCGTTCGAATAAATCAAGGAGTTCTTTTGTAAaatagtgcttttccaatcacgGTCCGAAATTTAAACTTACCCCAGCGGAAACCTCCGGacccgttagattgctcggccagtagagtccgaggtttaatatttggtccttcccaccggcaggtaaaacccgttagattgctcggccagtagagtccgaggtttaatatttggtccttcccaccggcaggtaaaacccgttagattgctcggccagtagagtccgaggtttaatatttggtccttcccaccggcaggtaaaacccgttagattgctcggccagtagagtccgaggtttaatatttggtccttcccaccggcaggtaaaacccgttagattgctcggccagtagagtccgaggtttaatatttggtccttcccaccggcaggtaaaacccgttagattgctcggccagtagagtccgaggtttaatatttggtccttcccaccggcaggtaaaacccgttagattgctcgggcagtagagtccgaggtttaatatttggtccttcccaccggcaggtaaaacccgttagattgctcggccagtagagtccgaggtttaatatttggtccttcccaccggcaggtaaaacccgttagattgctcggccagtagagtccgaggtttaatatttggtccttcccaccggcaggtaaaacccgttagattgctcggccagtagagtccgaggtttaatatttggtccttcccaccggcaggtaaaacccgttagattgctcggccagtagagtccgaggtttaatatttggtccttcccaccggcaggtaaaacccgttagattgctcggccagtagagtccgaggtttaatatttggtccttcccaccggcaggtaaaacccgttagattgctcggccagtagagtccgaggtttaatatttggtccttcccaccggcaggtaaaacccgttagattgctcggccagtagagtccgaggtttaatatttggtccttcccaccggcaggtaaaacccgttagattgctcggccagtagagtccgaggtttaatatttggtccttcccaccggcaggtaaaacccgttagattgctcggccagtagagtccgaggtttaatatttggtccttcccaccggcaggtaaaacccgttagattgctcggccagtagagtccgaggtttaatatttggtccttcccaccggcaggtaaaacccgttagattgctcggccagtagagtccgaggtttaatatttggtccttcccaccggcaggtaaaacccgttagattgctcggccagtagagtccgaggtttaatatttggtccttcccaccggcaggtaaaacccgttagattgctcggccagtagagtccgaggtttaatatttggtccttcgaaaCTCAACACCAGTTTATATGGAACCTAACCTACGCCGAACTGAAAGATCAACGGCAGGTAAAGTCCCGAAGAAGTTCGACGATTTCGTTTACAAAATTCCACAAGCAAGTACAATGTATCGAACTCCGGTGAAAGAAGTTCCTGCGTTATCACATGATGCTGCCATTCCTGGGCCGTCTGAAGTGGGCGCAGCACATGCAAGAGTGCACTCCGAGTCGGGTGATAATGCTAGAAGCAAAACCGGAAATATGAGCTGTAGGAGTAAACGATCGATTAATAGCAGAAAATCAGTCGTTAGTGAAACTGTTAGTCAGATTAGAGCCCTAGAATTGGAAAACCAATTAGAACAGGAAGAGTTAGAAGCATCTCTAAGAGTAGATCAGATTAGAGCTCAACAAAAACTAGAGGAGCTAAAGATACAGAAAGATTTAGAGATGCAACTAGAAAAGAAAAAGTCTGAGTTTCAACGTAGGCGCATTGAAAGGGAGATTCAGATTAACGAACTGAAATCTGTTTCGAGAAGTTCCATTCATAGTAGCCCTGATCGTCGTGTCCGGAGTTGGGTTGAAGACATT
It includes:
- the LOC129745384 gene encoding uncharacterized protein LOC129745384, producing the protein MKGVKILACLSILVILLSKSSVAEKVFRDPDDDFINPSWVKPDIWRSQKRRDPEPPKVECEKVTKPCQCPPAPVCLSPDQRTMHSYRKFVTRLFDENLLEKEVDSDYLVRKIQLKITNGQLTQLKTAQSIGDIDAVIASIVEQSGKMTFYERYQLIAFNLKDFFRGLGNSIFFLQFATPVLYIIVGYLLITLLSRMMQINRWFLLLLLLAGISYSMSYEDCNRKLEAEALARVSFNKIRNPCKENNSGWLDYLNPLNMFSESNERKCYRHLLDTHNLHIGQCNPAQVVVQMIGSLQMEYFEVVIEKTTQMLSQSSWIGICLIILVVYLFITNIPAYMLSTAKCTTALLSTRRIGELPSETTQSIAPAPTNIKVDINLPSYDSSMLNRLEDILIRNVSVTNQQSITEKPNDDRDESEPPRALTSTVLEACTSPASDVQDLHEPPSEPQSTKPAPESTVKTSSAENWEEKKPRFEDQPPE
- the LOC129745385 gene encoding succinate dehydrogenase assembly factor 4, mitochondrial-like; the protein is MTSKVLLNQISSFSARHVYVVNFVPSLSFSTKSPTDKPVSPRMEEFQKKLREKTPIGKLDEIVGKHPYQEKEPLKAWPNNTNPNTGEIGGPRGPEPTRYGDWERKGRVTDF